In Ipomoea triloba cultivar NCNSP0323 chromosome 15, ASM357664v1, one genomic interval encodes:
- the LOC116006074 gene encoding alpha-1,3-arabinosyltransferase XAT3-like isoform X2: protein MVHYQRNHVLVKKGGLVDGDEEDESHHHLLGLVWGNSGYNKRAKPNLLFILFLSLLSCSFIFAPHLFSASPPTFSLSYSFGFEGTICCDRSSFRSDVCIMKGDVRTDPASSSIALYRSYGHNRYILGLSGDNDEAVPVEKIKPYTRKWETSVMDTIDELDLVVKNKKDSGVHHTCDVQHDVPAVVFSTGGYTGNVYHEFNDGILPLYITSERFDRKVVFVILEYHDWWISKYENILSRLSEYPAVDFRDNRTHCFPEVIVGLKIHDELSIDPSLMKGNKSIRDFRQLLDRAYLPRITGLIKEEQREAQLSMEKSASSPSPNSKTEIKVQKQNLKSPKLVIVARNDSRAILNEGSLVKMAEEIGFEVEVLRPARTTELAKIYKVLNSSDVMIGVHGAAMTHFLFLKPESVFIQIIPLGTDWAAEAYYGEPAKKMGLRYIGYKILPNESSLYDEYDSNDAVLTDPDSVNKKGWEFTKKIYLDHQNVRLHPGRFRKRLLRAYYYTIAMKRNHQSQ, encoded by the exons atggtgCACTACCAGAGAAATCATGTGCTGGTGAAGAAAGGAGGGTTGGTTGATGGTGATGAAGAGGATGAATCTCATCATCACCTTCTGGGTTTGGTGTGGGGGAACAGTGGCTATAACAAGAGAGCAAAGCCCAATCTTTTGTTtatcctttttctctctctcttgtctTGCAGCTTTATCTTTGCACCTCATCTCTTCAGTGCTTCTCCCCCTACTTTTTCTCTCTCGT ATTCGTTTGGATTTGAAG GTACTATTTGTTGTGATAGAAGTAGCTTTCGATCGGATGTGTGTATAATGAAAGGGGATGTAAGAACAGATCCTGCTTCATCTTCAATTGCCCTCTACAGAAGCTATGGTCATAACAGATACATTTTGGGGTTGTCTGGTGACAACGATGAGGCGGTTCCAGTCGAAAAGATCAAGCCTTATACTAGGAAATGGGAAACGAGTGTGATGGACACGATTGACGAATTAGATCTTGTTGTGAAGAATAAGAAGGATTCCGGGGTTCATCACACGTGTGATGTACAACATGATGTCCCTGCTGTTGTGTTCTCGACGGGAGGGTATACTGGGAATGTGTATCACGAATTCAACGATGGGATCTTGCCTCTCTACATCACTTCTGAGCGTTTCGATAGGAAGGTTGTGTTTGTCATTCTTGAATATCATGACTGGTGGATTTCCAAGTACGAAAACATCCTTTCTCGCCTTTCTGAGTATCCTGCAGTGGATTTTCGAGATAACAGAACTCATTGTTTCCCTGAAGTCATAGTTGGCTTAAAGATCCATGATGAGCTCTCCATCGATCCTTCGTTGATGAAAGGGAACAAGAGCATTAGAGACTTTAGGCAGCTCCTAGACCGAGCTTATCTCCCTCGAATTACAGGCCTTATTAAGGAAGAGCAACGCGAGGCTCAATTGAGTATGGAAAAATCTGCTTCGTCCCCATCACCAAATTCCAAAACCGAGATAAAGGTGCAGAAGCAAAATTTAAAGTCACCGAAGCTGGTTATAGTAGCTAGGAACGACTCACGAGCAATACTTAACGAGGGCTCGTTGGTTAAAATGGCTGAAGAAATTGGATTTGAAGTGGAGGTTTTGAGGCCTGCAAGGACCACAGAGCTTGCAAAAATTTACAAAGTTCTCAATTCAAGCGATGTTATGATTGGAGTTCACGGGGCTGCCATGACACATTTCCTCTTCTTGAAGCCCGAGTCTGTCTTCATCCAAATCATCCCCCTGGGAACAGACTGGGCAGCCGAGGCTTACTATGGCGAGCCAGCAAAGAAGATGGGATTGAGGTACATTGGCTACAAAATCCTCCCAAACGAGAGCTCGTTGTACGATGAATATGACAGCAACGACGCTGTTCTCACAGACCCCGACAGCGTGAACAAGAAGGGCTGGGAATTCACCAAGAAGATCTACCTCGATCACCAGAATGTGAGGCTGCATCCTGGCAGGTTTCGGAAGCGCCTCTTGCGTGCCTATTACTACACCATTGCCATGAaaagaaatcatcaaagtcaGTAG
- the LOC116006074 gene encoding alpha-1,3-arabinosyltransferase XAT3-like isoform X3 produces the protein MVHYQRNHVLVKKGGLVDGDEEDESHHHLLGLVWGNSGYNKRAKPNLLFILFLSLLSCSFIFAPHLFSASPPTFSLSCTICCDRSSFRSDVCIMKGDVRTDPASSSIALYRSYGHNRYILGLSGDNDEAVPVEKIKPYTRKWETSVMDTIDELDLVVKNKKDSGVHHTCDVQHDVPAVVFSTGGYTGNVYHEFNDGILPLYITSERFDRKVVFVILEYHDWWISKYENILSRLSEYPAVDFRDNRTHCFPEVIVGLKIHDELSIDPSLMKGNKSIRDFRQLLDRAYLPRITGLIKEEQREAQLSMEKSASSPSPNSKTEIKVQKQNLKSPKLVIVARNDSRAILNEGSLVKMAEEIGFEVEVLRPARTTELAKIYKVLNSSDVMIGVHGAAMTHFLFLKPESVFIQIIPLGTDWAAEAYYGEPAKKMGLRYIGYKILPNESSLYDEYDSNDAVLTDPDSVNKKGWEFTKKIYLDHQNVRLHPGRFRKRLLRAYYYTIAMKRNHQSQ, from the exons atggtgCACTACCAGAGAAATCATGTGCTGGTGAAGAAAGGAGGGTTGGTTGATGGTGATGAAGAGGATGAATCTCATCATCACCTTCTGGGTTTGGTGTGGGGGAACAGTGGCTATAACAAGAGAGCAAAGCCCAATCTTTTGTTtatcctttttctctctctcttgtctTGCAGCTTTATCTTTGCACCTCATCTCTTCAGTGCTTCTCCCCCTACTTTTTCTCTCTCGT GTACTATTTGTTGTGATAGAAGTAGCTTTCGATCGGATGTGTGTATAATGAAAGGGGATGTAAGAACAGATCCTGCTTCATCTTCAATTGCCCTCTACAGAAGCTATGGTCATAACAGATACATTTTGGGGTTGTCTGGTGACAACGATGAGGCGGTTCCAGTCGAAAAGATCAAGCCTTATACTAGGAAATGGGAAACGAGTGTGATGGACACGATTGACGAATTAGATCTTGTTGTGAAGAATAAGAAGGATTCCGGGGTTCATCACACGTGTGATGTACAACATGATGTCCCTGCTGTTGTGTTCTCGACGGGAGGGTATACTGGGAATGTGTATCACGAATTCAACGATGGGATCTTGCCTCTCTACATCACTTCTGAGCGTTTCGATAGGAAGGTTGTGTTTGTCATTCTTGAATATCATGACTGGTGGATTTCCAAGTACGAAAACATCCTTTCTCGCCTTTCTGAGTATCCTGCAGTGGATTTTCGAGATAACAGAACTCATTGTTTCCCTGAAGTCATAGTTGGCTTAAAGATCCATGATGAGCTCTCCATCGATCCTTCGTTGATGAAAGGGAACAAGAGCATTAGAGACTTTAGGCAGCTCCTAGACCGAGCTTATCTCCCTCGAATTACAGGCCTTATTAAGGAAGAGCAACGCGAGGCTCAATTGAGTATGGAAAAATCTGCTTCGTCCCCATCACCAAATTCCAAAACCGAGATAAAGGTGCAGAAGCAAAATTTAAAGTCACCGAAGCTGGTTATAGTAGCTAGGAACGACTCACGAGCAATACTTAACGAGGGCTCGTTGGTTAAAATGGCTGAAGAAATTGGATTTGAAGTGGAGGTTTTGAGGCCTGCAAGGACCACAGAGCTTGCAAAAATTTACAAAGTTCTCAATTCAAGCGATGTTATGATTGGAGTTCACGGGGCTGCCATGACACATTTCCTCTTCTTGAAGCCCGAGTCTGTCTTCATCCAAATCATCCCCCTGGGAACAGACTGGGCAGCCGAGGCTTACTATGGCGAGCCAGCAAAGAAGATGGGATTGAGGTACATTGGCTACAAAATCCTCCCAAACGAGAGCTCGTTGTACGATGAATATGACAGCAACGACGCTGTTCTCACAGACCCCGACAGCGTGAACAAGAAGGGCTGGGAATTCACCAAGAAGATCTACCTCGATCACCAGAATGTGAGGCTGCATCCTGGCAGGTTTCGGAAGCGCCTCTTGCGTGCCTATTACTACACCATTGCCATGAaaagaaatcatcaaagtcaGTAG
- the LOC116006074 gene encoding alpha-1,3-arabinosyltransferase XAT3-like isoform X1 has protein sequence MVHYQRNHVLVKKGGLVDGDEEDESHHHLLGLVWGNSGYNKRAKPNLLFILFLSLLSCSFIFAPHLFSASPPTFSLSYSFGFEGEGLASEIDLYASLCSSVPNGTICCDRSSFRSDVCIMKGDVRTDPASSSIALYRSYGHNRYILGLSGDNDEAVPVEKIKPYTRKWETSVMDTIDELDLVVKNKKDSGVHHTCDVQHDVPAVVFSTGGYTGNVYHEFNDGILPLYITSERFDRKVVFVILEYHDWWISKYENILSRLSEYPAVDFRDNRTHCFPEVIVGLKIHDELSIDPSLMKGNKSIRDFRQLLDRAYLPRITGLIKEEQREAQLSMEKSASSPSPNSKTEIKVQKQNLKSPKLVIVARNDSRAILNEGSLVKMAEEIGFEVEVLRPARTTELAKIYKVLNSSDVMIGVHGAAMTHFLFLKPESVFIQIIPLGTDWAAEAYYGEPAKKMGLRYIGYKILPNESSLYDEYDSNDAVLTDPDSVNKKGWEFTKKIYLDHQNVRLHPGRFRKRLLRAYYYTIAMKRNHQSQ, from the exons atggtgCACTACCAGAGAAATCATGTGCTGGTGAAGAAAGGAGGGTTGGTTGATGGTGATGAAGAGGATGAATCTCATCATCACCTTCTGGGTTTGGTGTGGGGGAACAGTGGCTATAACAAGAGAGCAAAGCCCAATCTTTTGTTtatcctttttctctctctcttgtctTGCAGCTTTATCTTTGCACCTCATCTCTTCAGTGCTTCTCCCCCTACTTTTTCTCTCTCGT ATTCGTTTGGATTTGAAGGTGAAGGACTTGCTTCTGAAATTGATTTATATGCTTCCCTTTGTTCCTCTGTCCCTAATG GTACTATTTGTTGTGATAGAAGTAGCTTTCGATCGGATGTGTGTATAATGAAAGGGGATGTAAGAACAGATCCTGCTTCATCTTCAATTGCCCTCTACAGAAGCTATGGTCATAACAGATACATTTTGGGGTTGTCTGGTGACAACGATGAGGCGGTTCCAGTCGAAAAGATCAAGCCTTATACTAGGAAATGGGAAACGAGTGTGATGGACACGATTGACGAATTAGATCTTGTTGTGAAGAATAAGAAGGATTCCGGGGTTCATCACACGTGTGATGTACAACATGATGTCCCTGCTGTTGTGTTCTCGACGGGAGGGTATACTGGGAATGTGTATCACGAATTCAACGATGGGATCTTGCCTCTCTACATCACTTCTGAGCGTTTCGATAGGAAGGTTGTGTTTGTCATTCTTGAATATCATGACTGGTGGATTTCCAAGTACGAAAACATCCTTTCTCGCCTTTCTGAGTATCCTGCAGTGGATTTTCGAGATAACAGAACTCATTGTTTCCCTGAAGTCATAGTTGGCTTAAAGATCCATGATGAGCTCTCCATCGATCCTTCGTTGATGAAAGGGAACAAGAGCATTAGAGACTTTAGGCAGCTCCTAGACCGAGCTTATCTCCCTCGAATTACAGGCCTTATTAAGGAAGAGCAACGCGAGGCTCAATTGAGTATGGAAAAATCTGCTTCGTCCCCATCACCAAATTCCAAAACCGAGATAAAGGTGCAGAAGCAAAATTTAAAGTCACCGAAGCTGGTTATAGTAGCTAGGAACGACTCACGAGCAATACTTAACGAGGGCTCGTTGGTTAAAATGGCTGAAGAAATTGGATTTGAAGTGGAGGTTTTGAGGCCTGCAAGGACCACAGAGCTTGCAAAAATTTACAAAGTTCTCAATTCAAGCGATGTTATGATTGGAGTTCACGGGGCTGCCATGACACATTTCCTCTTCTTGAAGCCCGAGTCTGTCTTCATCCAAATCATCCCCCTGGGAACAGACTGGGCAGCCGAGGCTTACTATGGCGAGCCAGCAAAGAAGATGGGATTGAGGTACATTGGCTACAAAATCCTCCCAAACGAGAGCTCGTTGTACGATGAATATGACAGCAACGACGCTGTTCTCACAGACCCCGACAGCGTGAACAAGAAGGGCTGGGAATTCACCAAGAAGATCTACCTCGATCACCAGAATGTGAGGCTGCATCCTGGCAGGTTTCGGAAGCGCCTCTTGCGTGCCTATTACTACACCATTGCCATGAaaagaaatcatcaaagtcaGTAG